The Haemorhous mexicanus isolate bHaeMex1 chromosome 5, bHaeMex1.pri, whole genome shotgun sequence genome contains a region encoding:
- the TMEM184B gene encoding transmembrane protein 184B isoform X2: MVLVRGQLFSNPIWNLTPKGTMIMMTDVTAAPRLGSTATAPAVAPNFSWMPEDGSPTAVEQPIFLMTTAAQAISGFFVWTALLITCHQIYMHLRCYSCPNEQRYIVRILFIVPIYAFDSWLSLLFFTNDQYYVYFGTVRDCYEAFVIYNFLSLCYEYLGGESSIMSEIRGKPIESSCVYGTCCLWGKTYSIGFLRFCKQATLQFCVVKPLMAISTVILQAFGKYQDGDFDVTSGYLYVTIIYNISVSLALYALFLFYFATRELLSPYSPVLKFFMVKSVIFLSFWQGMLLAILEKCGAIPKIHSANVSVGEGTVAAGYQDFIICVEMFFAAIALRHAFTYKVYVDKRIDAQGRCAPMKSISSSLKETMNPHDIVQDAIHNFSPAYQQYTQQSTLEHGPPWRNGSHVISRSHSCSGARDNEKTLLLSSDDEF, from the exons GTCTTGGTCCGTGGGCAGCTCTTTAGCAATCCCATCTGGAATCTCACACCAAAAGGCACCATGATTATGATGACTGATGTCACTGCAGCCCCCAGACTGGGGTCAACTGCCACCgctccagctgtggctcctAACTTCTCCTGGATGCCAGAGGatggcagccccacagctgtggAGCAGCCAATATTCCTCATGACCACTGCTGCTCAGGCTATCTCAGGTTTCTTTGTATGGACAGCTTTGCTCATCACCTGCCATCAG ATCTACATGCATCTCCGCTGCTATAGCTGCCCAAACGAACAGCGCTACATCGTTCGGATCCTCTTCATCGTGCCCATTTATGCCTTTGACTCATGGCTCAGTCTCCTGTTCTTCACCAATGACCAGTACTATGTTTACTTTGGCACAGTGCGGGACTGCTACGAAG CCTTTGTAATATACAACTTTCTCAGCCTCTGCTATGAGTACTTGGGAGGGGAGAGCTCCATCATGTCTGAGATCAGAGGGAAACCAATTGA GTCCAGCTGTGTGTACGGGACTTGCTGCCTGTGGGGAAAGACATATTCAATTGGATTCCTGAGATTCTGCAAACAG GCTACCCTGCAGTTCTGTGTGGTGAAGCCCCTCATGGCCATCAGCACAGTCATCCTTCAGGCCTTCGGCAAGTACCAGGATGGTGACTTTGA TGTAACCAGTGGCTACCTCTATGTGACGATCATCTACAACATCTCTGTCAGCCTGGCACTGTATGCCCTCTTCCTTTTCTACTTCGCCACACGTGAGCTGCTCAGTCCCTATAGCCCAGTCCTCAAGTTCTTCATGGTGAAGTCTGTCATCTTCCTGTCCTTCTGGCAAG GGATGCTGTTGGCCATCTTGGAAAAGTGTGGTGccatccccaaaatccactctgCTAATGTGTCTGTGGGTGAAGGCACAGTAGCTGCTGGCTACCAAGACTTCATCATTTGTGTGGAGATGTTCTTTGCAGCCATTGCCCTGCGCCACGCCTTCACATACAAGGTGTATGTGGACAAGAGGATTGATGCCCAAG GTCGCTGTGCTCCCATGAagagcatctccagcagcctcAAGGAGACCATGAATCCCCATGACATTGTCCAAGATGCGATCCACAACTTCTCTCCAGCCTACCAGCAGTACACCCAGCAATCGACACTGGAGCACGGTCCCCCCTGGCGCAATGGCAGCCACGTGATCTCGcgctcccacagctgctccggTGCCCGTGACAACGAGAAGACCCTCTTGCTGAGCTCCGATGATGAATTCTAG
- the TMEM184B gene encoding transmembrane protein 184B isoform X1: MIMMTDVTAAPRLGSTATAPAVAPNFSWMPEDGSPTAVEQPIFLMTTAAQAISGFFVWTALLITCHQIYMHLRCYSCPNEQRYIVRILFIVPIYAFDSWLSLLFFTNDQYYVYFGTVRDCYEAFVIYNFLSLCYEYLGGESSIMSEIRGKPIESSCVYGTCCLWGKTYSIGFLRFCKQATLQFCVVKPLMAISTVILQAFGKYQDGDFDVTSGYLYVTIIYNISVSLALYALFLFYFATRELLSPYSPVLKFFMVKSVIFLSFWQGMLLAILEKCGAIPKIHSANVSVGEGTVAAGYQDFIICVEMFFAAIALRHAFTYKVYVDKRIDAQAVPSYGPYGRYSMLCVFVSVAF; the protein is encoded by the exons ATGATTATGATGACTGATGTCACTGCAGCCCCCAGACTGGGGTCAACTGCCACCgctccagctgtggctcctAACTTCTCCTGGATGCCAGAGGatggcagccccacagctgtggAGCAGCCAATATTCCTCATGACCACTGCTGCTCAGGCTATCTCAGGTTTCTTTGTATGGACAGCTTTGCTCATCACCTGCCATCAG ATCTACATGCATCTCCGCTGCTATAGCTGCCCAAACGAACAGCGCTACATCGTTCGGATCCTCTTCATCGTGCCCATTTATGCCTTTGACTCATGGCTCAGTCTCCTGTTCTTCACCAATGACCAGTACTATGTTTACTTTGGCACAGTGCGGGACTGCTACGAAG CCTTTGTAATATACAACTTTCTCAGCCTCTGCTATGAGTACTTGGGAGGGGAGAGCTCCATCATGTCTGAGATCAGAGGGAAACCAATTGA GTCCAGCTGTGTGTACGGGACTTGCTGCCTGTGGGGAAAGACATATTCAATTGGATTCCTGAGATTCTGCAAACAG GCTACCCTGCAGTTCTGTGTGGTGAAGCCCCTCATGGCCATCAGCACAGTCATCCTTCAGGCCTTCGGCAAGTACCAGGATGGTGACTTTGA TGTAACCAGTGGCTACCTCTATGTGACGATCATCTACAACATCTCTGTCAGCCTGGCACTGTATGCCCTCTTCCTTTTCTACTTCGCCACACGTGAGCTGCTCAGTCCCTATAGCCCAGTCCTCAAGTTCTTCATGGTGAAGTCTGTCATCTTCCTGTCCTTCTGGCAAG GGATGCTGTTGGCCATCTTGGAAAAGTGTGGTGccatccccaaaatccactctgCTAATGTGTCTGTGGGTGAAGGCACAGTAGCTGCTGGCTACCAAGACTTCATCATTTGTGTGGAGATGTTCTTTGCAGCCATTGCCCTGCGCCACGCCTTCACATACAAGGTGTATGTGGACAAGAGGATTGATGCCCAAG CTGTTCCATCATATGGGCCATACGGTAGGTACAGCATGCTTTGTGTTTTTGTCTCAGTTGCTTTTTAG
- the TMEM184B gene encoding transmembrane protein 184B isoform X3 — protein sequence MIMMTDVTAAPRLGSTATAPAVAPNFSWMPEDGSPTAVEQPIFLMTTAAQAISGFFVWTALLITCHQIYMHLRCYSCPNEQRYIVRILFIVPIYAFDSWLSLLFFTNDQYYVYFGTVRDCYEAFVIYNFLSLCYEYLGGESSIMSEIRGKPIESSCVYGTCCLWGKTYSIGFLRFCKQATLQFCVVKPLMAISTVILQAFGKYQDGDFDVTSGYLYVTIIYNISVSLALYALFLFYFATRELLSPYSPVLKFFMVKSVIFLSFWQGMLLAILEKCGAIPKIHSANVSVGEGTVAAGYQDFIICVEMFFAAIALRHAFTYKVYVDKRIDAQGRCAPMKSISSSLKETMNPHDIVQDAIHNFSPAYQQYTQQSTLEHGPPWRNGSHVISRSHSCSGARDNEKTLLLSSDDEF from the exons ATGATTATGATGACTGATGTCACTGCAGCCCCCAGACTGGGGTCAACTGCCACCgctccagctgtggctcctAACTTCTCCTGGATGCCAGAGGatggcagccccacagctgtggAGCAGCCAATATTCCTCATGACCACTGCTGCTCAGGCTATCTCAGGTTTCTTTGTATGGACAGCTTTGCTCATCACCTGCCATCAG ATCTACATGCATCTCCGCTGCTATAGCTGCCCAAACGAACAGCGCTACATCGTTCGGATCCTCTTCATCGTGCCCATTTATGCCTTTGACTCATGGCTCAGTCTCCTGTTCTTCACCAATGACCAGTACTATGTTTACTTTGGCACAGTGCGGGACTGCTACGAAG CCTTTGTAATATACAACTTTCTCAGCCTCTGCTATGAGTACTTGGGAGGGGAGAGCTCCATCATGTCTGAGATCAGAGGGAAACCAATTGA GTCCAGCTGTGTGTACGGGACTTGCTGCCTGTGGGGAAAGACATATTCAATTGGATTCCTGAGATTCTGCAAACAG GCTACCCTGCAGTTCTGTGTGGTGAAGCCCCTCATGGCCATCAGCACAGTCATCCTTCAGGCCTTCGGCAAGTACCAGGATGGTGACTTTGA TGTAACCAGTGGCTACCTCTATGTGACGATCATCTACAACATCTCTGTCAGCCTGGCACTGTATGCCCTCTTCCTTTTCTACTTCGCCACACGTGAGCTGCTCAGTCCCTATAGCCCAGTCCTCAAGTTCTTCATGGTGAAGTCTGTCATCTTCCTGTCCTTCTGGCAAG GGATGCTGTTGGCCATCTTGGAAAAGTGTGGTGccatccccaaaatccactctgCTAATGTGTCTGTGGGTGAAGGCACAGTAGCTGCTGGCTACCAAGACTTCATCATTTGTGTGGAGATGTTCTTTGCAGCCATTGCCCTGCGCCACGCCTTCACATACAAGGTGTATGTGGACAAGAGGATTGATGCCCAAG GTCGCTGTGCTCCCATGAagagcatctccagcagcctcAAGGAGACCATGAATCCCCATGACATTGTCCAAGATGCGATCCACAACTTCTCTCCAGCCTACCAGCAGTACACCCAGCAATCGACACTGGAGCACGGTCCCCCCTGGCGCAATGGCAGCCACGTGATCTCGcgctcccacagctgctccggTGCCCGTGACAACGAGAAGACCCTCTTGCTGAGCTCCGATGATGAATTCTAG